The Eublepharis macularius isolate TG4126 chromosome 7, MPM_Emac_v1.0, whole genome shotgun sequence sequence AGTATGAACTTGAAGGAAACTTGAGAGAGAGGCTGTTATTTATAAGTGGTGCTATTGCATTTTTCGCTGTTTATTACTGAACGCTAAAAGCAGAGAAGGCGGCCTCTTGATCTGGCATTTGAACGCATTTGTTTAATTTACAAATGTGACTAGTCCAAGTGAGGAAACAAAACGCCTTTCCTGATGTGGAGGGATCCAGTCCCCGCTCCAGCTGTTGTGCGTGTGCTCGTGGGTACGCGTGTGTTCGTGGGTGTGCAAgtctgggggcggggggtctgggtGGATCGCAATTTTCTCAAGCCAGAACCGGGGCTGGGTAATCGCGCGGGGTGTACCTTGCTCGGAGCTGTCCAGTTGACGTGGTGCTGATCTGTTCCCCAGCATACCTGGTGCAGGCAGTCAGAGCGGCGGGCAAGTGCGATGCGGTCTTTAAGGGCTTCTCGGACTGTGTGCTCAGGATGGGCAATAACATTGCCGGCTATCAGCAAGACATGGACGACAAGAGAAATCTCGAAACGATCTGCCGGTAGGTTTACTTCTTTTGCTGCTCTGCCTCTCTATGGTCATTCCAGTTCCTTTATCGTGTACCTAGATGGttatttttataataaaaataacCGTATGCTTGGCTTCATACCAACAGACTGCTGTTGTGTTAACTTACACTATGAAGGCAAGCCAGCCTCCTCCCACCCGCCCACCCCCACTAGTAGTTTTTGTCCTGTATGGTTTTCTTCTGCGCTATACAGGCATAGAGCTCAGCCGATTTACACACTGAACTACGCACAATCACAAAATGCATGTGCCGAAATTGTATGCAGTTTTCATCTCCATTGCTTGAAACAGATCGACGCTCCAGTGCAAATCACTCGAACTGGATCGACCATCTTTTCATTGTATTTGCTTCCAAAGAAGTAACCGTGAGAGATATTCACATCCTATTGAAGTCAGAGACAAAAGCTCTGTTGTTTTAATAGTTTTCATTATGCTCACTTGGgatttttttgtcttcctctgttcCATTGTGAGGTATTTCTTGTATTATGCTATCCTGATGCAATTTTAAAGAACTAATTTTAATTAACCGGCTGGTTTCCATTAAGGGTCCTCTTCTGGTTAATAGATGCATTCATAAAACATGTCATACCGCAGAGCTTAAAATGTATATTCCACCAACCTTGGCAAAAACGGTATTATCCCTCCCAGTTTTAAAAAGGGAGCTTTTAATGCAAGCTTAATGCTTGAGACGAGGCATCCGGCGGGCCCTATGGCGGCTGACTCCATTTTCTCCGTAGCCTTGGCTTCCTAGTCCATTAAGAACTTCTTCTGTCAAACTGGATTTATCTTGTTTTGCCAACAGCTCGTTGAAGATAATACGAGAAGGAAACTAGTACCCAAGATGAGTCAAAGGAGATCGATCTCCTATTTTTAagaatgcttttaaaatattggAGTGAAATATCGCACAGGGTATAAGGCATTGTGATTTCAGTTGTTGCCACAGCGTTGTAGTAAGGTACAGAAATTATCGATCTAATGTGAAATGTTCTGTATTAGATTGAATCTCTGGTCATGTTAATCTGAGGAGGGTTCTTATGTTAGGGTTTTCTTTTCTAAAAGAGTTGCTGCAATATAAAGCGGGAATTCGTCCCCAGGACTTCTCCCAATACAACACCTTCCAGGACAACAGGCTTTCTATTTTACAAATGAACCTGgggtaaaaaaacaaacaaactccgCATTTCAAATGAGGAGactggtgtgatccagcaaaCGACGGACCATCTGAATTGCATTGGCCATGGAAAAGTTGGGAGTTGCATTTCCCTTAAAGGAATGGAAGAATCCGTGCAACCTTCTATAAGGACAGCTGGCTCTAGAATCCAGTGGAAGGAAAGGGCTTGATTCTAAATTGACTTTACAAGCAGTATGGTTACCAATCCCCTTTATGCTTCTCGGAGGAAAGAGCTGTGCCCAACCAAAGAGGCAAATTTGATTGCAATGAACAGAATTCGCTGTCAGGTTTGTACTAATTCAGTTGATAGCACGGTTAAAATGGAATGTTTATGTGGAAATCTTATATGCAACTTAATCCTCTCCACAGCTGGGGAGGAAGTTCCAGTGGGGGATTTATTCCCCAAACAGCGGGTTGACTTGAAAGTCAGCCAGAGAGGCCCCTGACTCTGACAGCTCTTGCAGTAGGTCCCAGGGTCAATCCAGTTAAAGTCTACGATGGGGAAGACCTTTCTCTCTCTGAGCTAGacagccgctgccagtcagagcagatgcTGCTACTGTACTGCAGTACCTGTGCCCTAGCTTTGTATAAATCAGCTTCATCTGTATAGATAAGTCCCAGGTTGCAACCCTACTGAACGCACTCTTGCACTTTTGGGTAAACTTGCATAGGAGCAGGCTGCAAATCTCTTTAGGACAGAAGCATTATGTCCCACTGGGCTTTCGGTTTTGCCCCGATTTGGCCAAGCAAGCTAGCAAGCATTCAGTTGAGTGGAACAATTCCCTCTCAAAATCTTGGACAGTTCAGGCGCTGATCGCTTTGAATCAGAATAGTACCTATCGAGTTGTGAAGATCAAGGTGAAACCTGTGCAGATCAGATCAGGCTGTTCTTACGCTGAATGCTATATCCGTTTACTTTCAAGTAAAGGTCGTTCAAACCACTGTGCTCAAAATAGGGATGCGTACCAGCAGTGCTCTGACACAAACGTAGAGCGTAGCTGTTTACATAGACGGCCAAAGGGAATGTAAAAATCTCCAGTCTTCCACTGGCCCCGTTTTCCACTCCAGCCACCGATCCCCAAAACGCAGCAGGGGGGAACTGTAAGGCTTTGATTTCTCTCCAAAGCAAACGTCCCCGTTGACTGTGATTTTCCTGCAAAATCTTTGTCTCATGCAGCATCTTTTCTCGGCACGATAccagggagagaaggaaagagaaatctTCCTGAAAATCTCCGAAATGCGAGACAGCTATGCCATGATCGAATTTATTTGCTGCAGAGCTTActtgcctcccctccccggaTTCTATTAAGAAAGCTCCGTGGTTTGCCATTTTCTTGCCCAGAAAATGTCTGCCTGGGAAGGGAAAAGACATCGGTTTGCTACACGGCTGTAGCGTCCTTGGTGTGCGacagaaaagtgggggggggggggcagaaagagaTTCTCGATTCTGGCGTTCGAACCCCTCCTGCCTCCCGGGATTCGGGATAGGTCGCCTCCCCCGCTTCCCTGCACGCGCGCGCGCCCCTGTGTGTATATTTGAAAGAAGCTCAGGGAAGATTTACTCGTCCTTTGGGAGAAGCAATTACGGCAGAAAATACAGCAGGagaggcgctctctcagcccttcACGCCAGCTCCATTCCTCATTATTTATTACAAATGCAGCCAGCGTTGGACTCCGCGACCAGTTCCGAGTGCTCGTAAATTAGAATTCGCCCCACGACTCTTCCAAGCATAATAACCAAATCTCAACCGAacgcctacttgggcaaaagggggCGGGCTAGGATTGTTTGGGGGCGGGAAGATGCGATCGGAAGAAGCAATTATACGGTGCCCAACCCCATTTCGAGATCCGTCTGGACCGGCAGATGTCATTCTCTAAATTGGAGCCTAgggtttcccctccccccatttttttttttgtgattGTTAAAGGAAATGATTCCAACCTGGATAAGCAGAGCTGGTCACACTGGAAGCAGACGATCAGGTGCACGCAAGACTGTTTCAGTCGTATAAAAGGAAGAGGAAATCGCTCTTATGACACCGGACGGGAAATCGACAACCCAACAGCAGTCAATGGGAAGAGTTCGCAAACCAGAGTCCCGCCCTCGGGAAGCCTCTCGGCGTTGTTCAGACAAGCAACGGAGACGGGCGGAGAGGGCAAAAAGGCCCCCAGCAATTGCTCAAAGACACCTTATTGGCTCAAATTTCCAGGGAGGAGGGTGGTAAATTCTGGATTAAGCCCTAAACTGATGTCATTAAGGGCTGGATTTCTTAGAGATAGATATCCAATCATTTGTTCAGGGAAATGAAATGTATTCCGCCTCTCTAGGCACTGGAGGCGGTTTACAGTAAAACTAGAAAAATAACGGCATGATATTCCTAATAATAATCAACAAACTCGGAAGGCCACCCAAACAGACAAATCCAagcctttctctctccttcccttctccccagctCCAATAAACCCAAATTCGGCGAGCGAAGCAGTTCTGGGTCTGTATCTGCCGCTTTTGAAACTGACATGAAAAGAGTTCCTGATCGCTTCTAAGTAGCACTGGTCAAGATGTGCATTCAGATCATGGGAAGGGAGACTCCAGGATCTGGTACAAGGCCAGGTTTTATAGAAGCATTTTGCGAGAGCACATCCTAAATGTTATattttcgaaggctttcacggccggagaacgatggtggttgtggattttccgggctgtatagccgtggtcttggcattgtagttcctgacgtttcgccagcagctgtggctggcatcttcagaggtgtagcaccaaaagacagagctctctcagtgtgaccttgacactgagagatctctgtcttttggtgctacacctctgaagatgccagccacagctgctggcgaaacgtcaggaactacaatgccaagaccacggctatacagcccggaaaacccacaaccaccatcctaAATGTTAATAATACGGCTTAGCACAAGGCCATCATTATTGCCGGAAACGAAAGGGCAATTCGTGTGAATTATGACAGCATCTTCTAGCAAGCGCTTTCTCCTTGGTCCTATAGACAAGAATTGGTGTGCTTTAGGAAAAAAGGACTTCTCCTATACAAAGTCTGACAAATCTAGAACGGCATAGATTGTGCCACGCTGTTAAAAGTCATAAGCGGGTGATTATGGCAACGGTTGGGTGCTTTTCTCTAGCTGCTGTTTTTCCCTCCTTCTATGTCGCATTTCTTGGAATAGTGAGTTTTAAGTAAGAGTATCTAGACAATAATGAATCATAATGATCGGTGCTAGATGATAATAGTGTTTAAGCACTACTCTGTTTTACACAGACACTTCCTTCAAGTGGCAAGCGGATGGATTACGCAAATTCCAGCGGATAGAGTAGATACCTAGTtctgtttaaaacacacacacacacacacacacacacacacacacacacacacacacacacccacacacccaccccAGGATTTGTATAGGGCCGCGCCTGAATTCTGAGGATAGCCATTTAGAGCGTCTGTCCAACTTCTAAAGATCTGATCGTTCTGCAGATCGCGAAACACGAGAGTGTGCGCTGCACTTTCGAAAGGTCCCCGTGCCAACTGTCCAGGGCAACAACGTAGCCGAGAAACCATCTCTTGCCCTCGAGATCCTTTCAAGCATTCTTTGTGTTTATATCGTGCGAGGGGCTGGTCGACCAGTCTCCCATTGAGCTGTACAGCTGGAAGCTGAGGCTGTTGAGCCTTTGCAATTGCTTCGCCGGCTGGTCGGCTCCTCTTCTTCAGTTTTGGCTAGCAGTTTTCCCGCTATGTTTGACACTGATGGTGGAGTGGGGGGAAcccatgttttaaaataaaagagaggaggaaaacCAGCCTCGGGGCATCTATAATTTACGATTTGTGTCGCTTCCCCTCTCTACCTGCCTTTCATCTAACCCGTTTCCTGTTTTTTTCCGCAAAGATTGCAGTTTTGTGCAATCCATGCCCTACAATGAAACGTATCATTCCCTTTTCTCCTGTTGAAAACGCTGAGTCTGAAAGCACATTTCCGGGCCAGGCTCGCAGCGTCCGCCCAGCAGCCCACCCTCTCTAGCCTGCCAGGTGATTGCTGGCTTCTCCGAAAGGTACTGGGGTCTTTAACGACTCAGTCCCTGTACCCATTTTCACTGTCCGGGGGCAGCCAGGGCAGCTGTAAAGAAATTGTAAGGAAGGAGGGCTTCTCCTCTTGACCTGTTGGTTTTGTTTTGGATACCAAGGTTCAGGCTGGGAACGCGGGAAAAGATGAAGATGCCTTcgagcatatgcagagtgcctTCCCCTCCCGGGCGAGGACTCACAGCTCGGTGGGGAAAGCTGCCACAGCATCAGATGTATGCTGTTTCTTTTTCAAATTTCTAGAACCCATATCCTAGTATTGCATTTGTTCAACGAAAGTTCCAGCTGTTCATCTTATTCACTGtcactgcgtaatccgccttgagtctcagtgagaaaggcggactatcactcactcactcactcactcactcactcactcactcactcactcactcagcgAGGAGTCCAGCCTTTCTCGTTTAGCCAGGCACGCGCAAAGtgcattttgcccccccccccccaaccggcTTGTCCAACACAAAATTACTAGGAGGGGAAGAGAGTCCCCAGGGCAAAGGGCAGCCTGTTTCCCGGCTGGGAGCtgttgaggaggggtgggagcgCCAGCCAGTCCTGGTCATCTCCCTCCTGTTGTTTTCTCCCCTATGCGCAGGTACTGGGACGACTTCCACGCCTGCACCCTCACCGCCCTCACGGATTGCCAGGAGGGGGTGACGGACgtctgggagaagctgaaagagaagtCCAAAAAGCTCGACTACGAAGGCAACCTGTTCGTGCTGTGCGGCAAGTCCAAGGGGGCCGCCTCCTCGTCGCTGGCCTCCGCCTTCCCCTTGCTGCTCTTGGCGCTGccggccgccctggccacctggtTCTCCTTCTAGAGGAGGCAGGCGGGGAGAgagagcccagcccagcccagcccgtcGCCCCGGCGCGCACCActtcttctctctttctccagGAGTCGGATTTGTAGAGGAAACATCTCCATGCTTCGGACTGGGGGTGCGAGGCAGGCCGGCTGGCGCGGATGCAGCTACCGGGCGCCAGCCATCGCCTCTCCGGGGAGCACCGcgcagggaaggggaaggagagggcCGCCACGCCGCCACCATCACCCTCTGCTCTCTCCCAGcgtctctccttctcctccttctccctcccctccccctctctccctcgcGTTTCGATGATTTGCCAAAATGGTACCAAGCGAGGGGCCATCGAGAGCCAAAGCCGGACCTCAGCTTTACTCCGCTCTTCTGCAGATCCACGGTCCACCGGAGCCCTCTTTTTGTGCGCAAAAGAATCTCAGGAACGGCTTCGAGCCACCACCGAATACTAATAAAGCATTAAAtaggtagtaataataataataataatactattaaGAACACTGCTCACGGCCACAAAAGAGAGGCTGTTCCGGGGAAACCTCGCCACGAAGGATGGCTTGAGCCAAGGCACGGGCGcggggggagggggcgccccaagGGGGTCCGCGGAGCTGCCGCCTGTGCGAAGAGGCGTCAGAGGGGGGATCACTCGCCGACGATCATCTTTCCCGGGAAACtgcgaattttttttaaagacgtTTTTTTCTCCCCGCCATTCCACTTCCAAAGACGCGGCCCTCTTCCCCAAAAGagggagtgtgtgagagagaaagagcacaACTGAAAGAGAACACCCAGACGGGGGGGATTCAAAAAGGAGATTTAACTTTCACGATTGACTTCATGAATGCTGCTACGTTTGGCTGAGAGTTGAGCTTTACTTAACTGTCAAGGCATCTTTACAAGTTTCcctgccttttttctttctttctttttctttcctttcttttccaacCTCCCgccctctttctcttcttttaggTGTCCCACCATTACCGTAAGATATCTGATTATCCAACAGTGTAGATCACGGGGGAAGGGGGGCGTATATGTTAACGTTAAAAAGAAACTAAAATCAAAAACACAGCGtaaaggtttgggggaggggaaagtataAAAAAGAGccttgattttaaaaagaaaaaaatgtaatttaagaAAGTTTATTATAAAGTGaattcagcaaaaaaaatataaaagatttgCTACGAAGTATAGAAAAaagtataaaataaaattattgttTGAAATGAggatgtagattttttttaacgTGAGTTTATGTATAGTGGGCTTGCATAATGTTTCATATAACCCAGTAAGTTGTTTAACGTTCTGTGGAGAGGTAGATAGAAATTGTATGAAGCGGACAGACTGGCTGGATGTGGGAACTGACGCGTTAAGCAGGAGCACGCGGACTTCGGCGGAGGCTGTCCCATTGAAACCGATGGGACCAAAATTCACTCTTACTTTACGCACGTGAGCTGTCACTcgtgaaagctcagaccctgccacaaattttgttagtcttataggtgctactggagtcttgctcttttttatgcgtagggattttttaaaaatgcagctgtGGGGATAGAGTTGATGGT is a genomic window containing:
- the NRN1 gene encoding neuritin — its product is MGLKLNGRYISLVLAVQLAYLVQAVRAAGKCDAVFKGFSDCVLRMGNNIAGYQQDMDDKRNLETICRYWDDFHACTLTALTDCQEGVTDVWEKLKEKSKKLDYEGNLFVLCGKSKGAASSSLASAFPLLLLALPAALATWFSF